taattctttgaatcactgaAAACCACTTCAAGAGTGATCTGACCAAGTGAATCTGCTttatttcctgggatgactccgtgaaaccGCATATTACtctcactaagcttggacatcggaatgcccatccctcggaGGGTCTCAGCATATAGAATGTTCAAACAACTActgccatccatcagaaccttggtcagtcgggtgcccccaacgactgggtcgaccaccaacgcttgcctcccaggggtagcAACGTGTGCTAGGTGATcatactggtcgaatgtaatgggtgtttttgaccacttcaaatacgtTGTAGTTGCCGGAGCAACatgttcacttctctattgataattttcagtcgactgttgctCTCGATGTCAGAAAAAATCACCAAAGTagcattgacattggggtaacccTCATCTTCCTCTTTATCCTCGTCCTTATCAAACTCTTTTTCCTTCTCACTGGGCTAGAGACATGTCACCCGACtgaccgaatttcaggtttagctctctgtaTCAAATGCTctctttgaaggcgcaaactgcttggTGCTCTGATACATTTTCCACAGTATGATGAAAAGTAGTCCATCTCTGGATGAAGTCTCTCAAAGTCTCGTTCTGCTTCTGAACACAGTGCTGCAATTCAGTTAGTCCAGGAGGTCACTTACAGGTGCCCTCAAATGTTTTAATAAACACTCGGGCAAATTCTTCCCAACCGAAAATActtccaggggccaactgattTAACCAAGCTCTTGCTGAACCCTCGAGCATcagggggaggtgcttcatggccacatcaTCGTTGCCTCCACCAATCTACACTGCCACTCAGTAATCTTCCagccaagtgtcgggcttcgaCTCACTAGTGAACTTACTCACACCCTTGCCAATCTGAAGTTTGGAGGGATCTCTGCAGCACAGATGGCTCTACTGAAACATTCTGGtccagaaacatgtactctgcttccACTCGGATGGTTTCTGTCTTGTCCTTCTTTGTGTGCCCAGCCCCTGTCGACCAGGCCTTGTACAAGAAGACATCTCACATCAAAACCAGGCTctttggggtcgactggaactctccgCTTATCACCATACGGTCGCATGTCATCATACCGCCGGGGCGCGTACGACCTGCCCCTCGGAGGGGGCATATGCACTCGACGGTGGTCATCGTGGGTGAACCAGTGGCCTCGATCCAGGTATTGATCCTGGCGATGCCCACGATTGTCACGCCACGGGGGTGATCTTGGGCTGTGTGCCGACTGCACTGTGTCCGCGATCACAGATCTACTATGGATCATGttgcgcgactgagaaacagctgaGTTTTGTTCACCCGCCGCTCGAAGCAGCGCGCGGATCTGCAGCAACCCTCTaccagcttctgaacaagacagctGAATTGACTCTACTATTTGTGTTGCGGCTGCAAGATTCTGGACTGGAGTACGGTATACCTGAGGTTCAGGCGGAAACAATTGCCGAggccgtcgactggattcggggatcTGCCGACGGGCGCGCTCATCGagtgaatgttggagattctccagtcaTGCACGCTCAGCTAAGGTGACCAGACGCacagcctccaaggcccgagcctcggaggtCTCCCCATGATGGGGGTGTGGATTGCCTCCATGTTGCGATGATGCAGCTCGTCCCTCTGCTCCGAAGTGAGGGCTTCAGGATGATATTCGTCGTGACCATGCGATGGGCCGCCGCCGCTATCTCCACCGCCACTACGACGGAACCCAGGTGGGCTATGCGGCGTGTTGACCATGAGGACTTCCGCCGCAGGGTCGCTACTTCCGCACTCGGAAAGAGTCTCCGCGGAACCAGTCGAACGAttcgtagagagattcgtcaggctcgattgccgcgagtTGAGGGGTGGCTGCCTGTTGAGCCACAgcatgcctcacccatcgctgaagccgcgACTGACTGGATCGCTTGCGGTGGCTTACAACGGGGAGAGTGGATGACgcgggagccgactgatactgggtcgacgactGCCGCAAGAGGACGCCGCATGCACTCGCATGGAAATGCGCCGCCTCGCGGATTGGAAGGGCCTCGACGTCAAGGGGGGCctcttggagccaggcggagtcgtcggcaacgaaaatgagcgcgccgagatggatctcgcggcctaaAGTCAAACCACTgtcggaaaccatgttgatgaagatcggaaaaaactgcaacctcaccggaagtcgctaagacgccgGCCCCAagatgggcgccaactatcgtgggagCAAGTCTGACAATAAGAATAGGGgctacgtaggaggaggcaaggtcctaactACGGCGaggttgtgcatgcaagatttatgagttcaggcccttctcgaaagaagtaatagtcctacgtctcggtgcccagaggcttGGTCGATTGGAATATGCGTGAAAGTTACAGGGGGttgtgaacccttgtgccagaggggaggggtggcttatatagagtgcgccacctctCCACAAGACTCAATTACACAAGGTTTAATGTAGGTTAAGACAGAGACGTTACTGGAAATGCCTGCTATAATGACTATTAATGACCTTTAAGGCTACGGAGTGAACACCTGACCGCTGCCATCCAGaggtggctttagatcttctgtgCTCTGAGTGATTCTCCGTATGATCGAGTGAATCTATCTTGGTTGAATgaaattggggtatccgagtgggaTAGCTGGTCGAGTGGATTGTATTCTAAGGTGATTTCAGTCGGTATCTTCTGTTGTCCTTTGAATGTTCTTGACTCTAGGGCAGTGTCCTCGGGTAGGATGTCTAggacaggcctatgaccctaccctaggtacatatcatCGTCAAATCATCCGTGAAAGGCAGATGGGATATAGGTGGTGCCCGCCGGCAAATTTTCATCGGTTCTAATCCATCCTCGACTATTGCCCTATTCACCAAGGCAAACAAGGCATCATCAACAAACAAAAATAGGAATGGGCATAATGGATCACCATGTTTAAGACCTCTGGATGGAGATAAGGATCCCAATAACTTGCCATTGAACTTAACAGAAAATTTAACCAAGCGCACGCAAGCAATCACATGAGAAAGTCACTGCTGAGAGAAGCCCCATTTGAGGAGGGCCTTCTCTTAGAAATTCCAATCAACTCGGTCATAAGCTTTAGATAGGTCCAACTTGTAAAAATCATGGCCCCCCTCCTTCAGTGACTAAATATAATGAATGCACTCGAAAGCTATAATTGAGTTGTCAGAAATAAGTCGCCCGGGAACGAAAGCACTTTGATTTTCAGAAATGAGATCGCACAAAAAAGGCCGCATCCTATTAACCATACACTTTGACACGACTTTGTAAATCACATTGCACAGGCTGATTGGTCGAAAATCGTTTAGGCAAACTGGGTGTTGCACCTTTGGAATTAACACAATAGCCGTATCATAAACTCCAGCCGGCATAGATCCTATTTGAAAGAAATTTAGTACTGCAACAATGGCGTCTTCCTTTAAGACTACCCAGTTTCGCTGAATAAATCGCGTCGGAAACCCATCGGGGCCCAAGTGCTTTCAACGGTCCTATTTAAAACAAAGCATCATAAACTTCCTTCTCAATAAAAGGAGCCCCAAGTTTAATGCTCATCTGCTCAGTAACCTAGGGCACAATACAACCTAGAACAGCCTCAGGCTGTAGGGTGGGATCCTTGGTATATACCTCCTTGAAATAGGATGAGGCCATCCGTTCCATGTCAGAGGGGGCAGAACACTAGGACCCGTCTTCTTTCTTCAGGCGTTGGATATAATTCTTCGAGCCCGCCAGACTGCTCAACGGTGAAGGTACTTTGTGTTCCTCTCACCCTCTTTCAACCAAGTCACACGGGAACATTGAAGCTACATCATCTCCTCTCGATAAAGGAGCTCATCAAGTTGAAACATTTTATTACGGATAGTTGCATGGTCAGCACTCCCCTGTTGGAGCACGTCCAACTCACCCTTTAATTTCTTGATCTCTTTCAACACATTACCAAATTTGTTCCTACTCCATTCTTTCGGATCATACATCAACTCCTTTAAGGACGACGCAACAGTACCCATGTCACCATGTGGATGTTTAGTTGCCCACACATGTGCTACCACCTCCGGGAGTGAGGGATCCCTCTCCCACATTATTTCGTACCGAGGGCAAGCCCGACGTCGCTGGTTATTTACTTCAGGAACCAATTGCACTACAACGGGTAAGTGATTTGAGCATGGAGATGCAAGAAGCAAACACTCGAGCAAAAGGAAACAACTCCTTCCATGCCTCGTCCGCACAAGCACGATCGAGTCTCACGCGAACATTTGCATTACCTCATCCGTAGAAGTATATTGAAGAAAACTATCAACATCTCCAATACAAAATTAGTACTATTTAGATTTGTTTTGAAATTAGACGCAAACACAGTTGGATGGCTGACTTCCGCATCAGCTATCGTGCCGTTTTGGGGTCCGCGTTGGAGTTGCATTAGCTAGCTTCATAGCAGATCTGAATCTGAAAATATAAGTCATGTTGACTGCTTACACATTAGGCCTAGAAATGGTAGGGGCGCTTAGCTGCTTACCTACCTCGACATCAAATCTGAATCTGAAAATACTTAAGAAGGCGTTGGGTACTGAACTAGATGAATTATTGAGAAAATGAGGGAGGGGGTGAAAATCAAGCCCATATTAAAGCTGGGCCACACGCCCCACGGGTGCGCACGCTATAAACATGCCTGCCACCCCGGGTCCCGGCTGGAACACAGCCAAACAAAACAATGGAGTCCGCCTTTCCAACAGCTGCACGGCTCGGGCTCCATGTCCTCCTCTACTCATCGCTGCTCCTCAACGCCCTCTTCCTCGTGCACCACTTCCTCTCCGCCCCGCCGGCGCCGTCCCCGCTTCTCAGCGAGGCCAACAACGGCGGTGCGCTGAGCTGGGCGCTAAGGGCGGCCAGGGATGCCGAGTCCGTGGCCGCGGCGGGATGCTCTGGCCACGGCCGCGTGTTCCTGGATGGCATCGTCGGCGAGGACGGGCGGCCCGGGTGCGAGTGCAACACCTGCTTCGAAGGGCCGGACTGCTCCGCCCGGACGCCCGACTGCACCGTCGACGCCGACAGGTGACCCACTCCTCGCTCTTGATATGCATGCTTCGATTTCTCCCTCGCGCCTCAGCTCGCCTTCCTTCGTTGTCATGCATGATGGGCGCGCGTTGCTCACCTTGTTGCGAAGTTCTTGGAAGGACACCGTTAGATGCACAGTAATTATCTCCGGTTAATGCTGATGTTGCACTATTCCGTTCAGTCTCCATAAGTCACAAGCACGCCGTTAAACGCATGGTTCTAATTAGATACCAACACGCAACAATTGATCGGGTATCAGTGGCCAAGTTGGGAAGAATCGTCAAAAAATAATGCGTTAGGTACTCGCTTCATCCACTACTGAATTAACTATAGAGGACGTACGCACCATTTGATTGTTTACACATATGCACCTTAGCNNNNNNNNNNNNNNNNNNNNNNNNNNNNNNNNNNNNNNNNNNNNNNNNNNNNNNNNNNNNNNNNNNNNNNNNNNNNNNNNNNNNNNNNNNNNNNNNNNNNNNNNNNNNNNNNNNNNNNNNNNNNNNNNNNNNNNNNNNNNNNNNNNNNNNNNNNNNNNNNNNNNNNNNNNNNNNNNNNNNNNNNNNNNNNNNNNNNNNNNNNNNNNNNNNNNNNNNNNNNNNNNNNNNNNNNNNNNNNNNNNNNNNNNNNNNNNNNNNNNNNNNNNNNNNNNNNNNNNNNNNNNNNNNNNNNNNNNNNNNNNNNNNNNNNNNNNNNNNNNNNNNNNNNNNNNNNNNNNNNNNNNNNNNNNNNNNNNNNNNNNNNNNNNNNNNNNNNNNAACTTCCATGTCGCATTCAGGCAAGGAAAAAAAATCCATGTTATATCCGTGGGGGCGGATATTTCAAATGAGTTTCACGTCACGTCTAGTAATTATTATCTGACAGGTACGTTCCCCCCTCTGATACTGAGAAAAAATTATCAACCACTAACTTATTCACAAAATTATAAACTAGTCCCTCCTTTTCAAAATACACAATTATTTTGAAATAGAGGGAGTACAATGAAGCATCAAAGTGATACTATAAATTTGTAATAGTTTATGTAACAACATGAGACACACATGCACGACTGatacaatcaaaatataagaagggAAAATCATTTTTTAAGAAACACAAGCAAATCAAGATGCTCGTATACAATACATGCGCACACCCTATCTCAACAAGCACtctcgagagactgagccgacacaTTTTAAGATTTACGAATTCACCATAGATGCCTCGTAGTTGACATGAATGTTGTTTCTCACCGGACAAACATCACCCCTCTCTTTATGTTGTTAACCAAAAATAAAAAGCTGGACACCAGTTTGTTTTATGAAATTTAGAATGTTATCGAATGAAATTTACGGGAATATTAGGAATCAAACAAAAACAAACATCTAACACGGACCATTTTGAATTATTATCAAAATATATGttttcctgttatatatttttgaaTTCTATGCATTTTCCTAAAACTTTAGTAATTTTCATGGATTTTTTTGCTTTtcatataatttctgatttttctcTGAAATGTCATGGACTAAAATGGTTTAGCAAGGCAAAGGACGACCAAATCTACACAGATTTTGGAAATATGGTAAACAAAATATCAAATATAGGTTTGAGAACGAATCTTAGAATTTCAGAATACTTGGGGGAGCAAAATGTTTTTATTCTCATAATAGTAAATATAATGCACAAGAATGTTGTCCCATGGCCTGCTAGCTTGCTATTTGGACCATGCATAATATATTCCGTTCAACGAATTAATGTAGAGGGTGTGTTTAACATTGGCGAAACATTTTTTtagtaaatactccctccgttcctaaatataagttttttagagattctaatatggactacatacgaagcaaaatgagtgaatctatattccaaaatatgcctatatacatccatatgtagttcgtattggaatatctaaaaagacttatatttaagaacggaggaaaTAGTTGTTGCTTCTTTTATTTTGCGGGGAACAAATGGTTATTGCTTGTTGAAATAGAACACAGCAGAACAAAGACATTGAAATAAACATATATACAACAAAAGTTGTTGATAAAACTAAAAAATACAACATTGATAAAATACATCATTATTTTTCCCTGGAAAAAGATGCTTTAAAGTGTTCGTCTCTAGCTTCAATTTTTTCTCTGGACTTTCCTCCATTATTGCAGCATTTTTTTATGTTTATCACTTCAAAAGTAAACACATGTGGCCAGTGGCCGCACAGCTATACCATCCAGTTTGAATATTCTGCGGTTAGTTTGATATAATAATGTAGTTTACCTAGGGCTCAATCCAACCTAACCAGCATACACACACGTTGTTTTATTCTCAGCACTTTCACGTGTTCCTTAAAAAACTCTAGCGACAGAGCCTAATCATTACCATCTCAATTAATTTGGCCCCGTTCGTGGGTCGTGGCCTCAATGCAGACCACCATGCATGCACTGTCCAGAGTGGCCCAGTGTTACAGCGATTTTGCATGGTCGTGTCGCCCATTAATAGTGTTTGCCGCATCCGCTGTGATCAGAAATTAGAGCAACTCGAACACGGTGATTCATTTCGTCTTTCGCCGACCATTTGGGTTGTTGTGAACAAAAGTAATGATCCAACGGGCTGACCATTTCTAAAATGCGTCCGCTTGGCATCCGTGCAGACTCATTTTCAGTACAAATTTGAGCTCGGAATGCGTTGGCACGAACGCGCCGCGCGTACCCTCGGTGTCCGCCCTGTCCCCACATGACAGCCGGTCAACTACCTCTGGCATCTTTATTAACGCCGACCGTCGACCGGGGGCCACACATCAGCGACAGCGGGTGACCTTTTTTAATCCGAGCATGCGGGGGAGGGGGACGTCCTCATCCTCTTCCAGACGCCCGTCACATCTAGCCACCCGCTGCCCCCCATCAGCGACAACCCTAGCCACCATAGGTTTCCTCTCCGACAAAAACAAGGGCAAGGCCCCCGATGGCCCTTCGCGCACGCACCCCCGCCCCGCCTGTCTCGGCAGCGGGTTAGCGTCCCAGTGCACCAGGCGAAGTGGCACTGGGAGCACCACATCCGCCTACCCCCGACGTCACGCTGCCACATGACTGTCActtggattcgaagaggatcccagTGCCGGTGGTGCCGCGGTCGGCCTTTGTGGCCGGCATTAATGTTTACTTAACGTTTTTTTATTTTCAAGATATTTGCGGTATTTTTTTCACGCGACCTCAAAAATGGGTCTGACCAGCGTTGGGCGCAAGCGCCGACCCAAACGCGAAAGCGGACATGGGTGTCCGCCGAGCCGAACCAAATGGACAAAACGCAGACAAAATCGTCGTCCGTTTGGGTCGaccggttggagttgctcttacactcaaccgttagggcatctccaatgcataTCCGCAAATAGCTTAGGTAAATGTTTGTTTTTATGTTCAGACGTGGTTTGTGGACATGATGCAGGAGAGAGTCATTCATTGTTGTTCACAAAGTATCTGGTTGGGAGGAGAGAAAGCAGGTGAGGACCATGCATGTAGTGGGATATTATGATGTGGTGTCTAGTTggaagagagaggagaggagacCATGCATGTGCGGAGAGAGAAGAGAGAAGGACCACGCGGGGGCTTTGGTTGGTAAGTGGATGTCCGCACTCTGATATAGCTTCTTATGTTTGTCTCCATTTTGCTGGAAAAACCGCTTCACAGAGTGATGCAAGATCTCGTTGGATTGCAAAAGTGAACAAAAACGTCCGATTGAACATATACCGGAATTTTGAGGGTCTCCCTTGGAGATACCCGTACCCTGCAACAAAAAATACTCAGCGTGCTAATGTCTCActtggattcgaagaggatcccagTGCCGGTGGTGCCGCGGTCGGCCTTTGTGGCCGGCATTAATGTTTAATTAACTTTTTTATTTTCAAGATATTTGCGGTATTTTTTTCACGCGATCTCAAAAATGGGTCTTGAGAGTGTCGTCATAGCATGAAGAGTCTTCAAAACCCGTCTGAGTCGCCAAAGGGGATAACGAAGAGATAACACATAAGAGAAAGACACCGCATCAATAGAAGATACAAGAGAAGTATCAAAAGAAGATGGGTTGTCGAAAGAAGATGGCACATCAAGAGAAGAAGCATTGCTTAAAGAATCATGGCCCATGAAAACCGACAGCGAAAGAAGCTCGGGGGTAAGAGAATGAGTTTAGATCAACAATGCAAAAAGAGACCATAGAAATCCTATAAAGAGGACAATGACCAGAAAAAGGCTGACGGACAAAATTTTAATGGACTCGCATGACATGAAAAGCACAAAATATCAACGAATTTGATGGACGCAACAAAAATTATAGAAAACTAGGAAGCTAAAAAGCACACATGAACTAGATACGATAGGAGCAAAAGAAAATCATGGAGACAAGGCCAAAAGCAGCAGAATAGCAGCAAAGTAGCAAGCGAGCAGAGAGGTAGGAGTAGCACGCTAGCAGTAGAAAGTAGCTAGCTAGCACCCAATAACAACAGGAAGCAGCTAGCATGTAGGCAAGCACGTGGGTCTAGAGGAGCATACGCGGGCAGAGAGCAGAGCTGAACTAGGCGACTCCAATTTGACCTGCAACGCGGTTACCGATCGGGCGCACTGGTGTGAACGTGGTATGTCATATCTAAGTTGACGTCTACTCTATTTTTGTCTATTTTTTCCTACTTTttttttcttgttgctacattgtatacttgtgggagcttaaatGTGACATCTTTAAAAAAATCTAGATGTGAATtggacaatttttttaaaaaatctagTGGATTGTAAGGACGAGTTGCGGTGTCCGGAGACCCAAATCTAGACTCTAATGCCATGCTAGGAAAACAACTTAATTTTATTGAAGGCCCAAGAGTATAtatactacctccgtttcagtttacaagtcctatgcGTATACCTAGATTGTCAATTTTATCaccttaatataaactatataacacaaaaattatatggtttaaaaatagaacatctgaagtttatattcatatattttttgtaataaatGACTTgtgttaggttggtcaaattgacgatctAGGGacacgcgcacgccctgtaaactgaagaGAGGTAGTATTACACATGACTTGAGGTGCAAGAAAATAAACATAAACTAATAAAAACTCCTAAACTAATACTAATACTCCTTAACACTTCTAGGCCGAGCTCGCAACTCAGGTGCGGGCGGCTAGTGGCCATGGCCAAGTGGGTGGTATGGTGGCTACCGTCTCGACGTTCTACGCCGGTGGGCTGTTGTATTCTTGCCTGACCCACCAAGTCAAAGGTGGAGTTTGCGTGCCGGGGTGAAAATCCTATCTGGTTTGGCCAGACACAGGTGCCCCCATCTTCCTGAAGTTCTCCGTTGTGATTGCTCTGTCCCTTTATTGCGCTCCGGATGAAAATCTGATATTTCAATCGAATGATAATGACGCTGTTGTGTTGTGTCCTTTCCGAAGGCGCCGTCTTAAAACTTCATCTCTTCGCGATATTTTCATAGCAAGGGCGCCGTCGGCTGTGTAGTGATGCTTTTCTCTCAACGTGCTAATGTCAGGGTACTGGTTTTCTTAATAATTTGCGCAGCGGGGACCCGATGTTCCTGGAGCCACACTGGATGCGGCACGCGGAGGCCAGCGCCGTGGTGGTCTCCGGGTGGCACCGCATGAGCTACAGAGCCACCGACGGTCTCTTCCAGTCCGTCGAGCTCGAGCGCTGCATCAGGCGGCTGCACAGGGCCGTCGGCAACGCCGTCGCCGACGACAAGCAAATCGTCTTCGCCACCGGCTCCATGCAGCTGATCAACGCGCTGGTGTACGCCCTGTCCCCAGACAGCAACTCCGGCTCGACGGCCAACGTGGTCGCCACCACGCCGTACTACCCGGTCAGTGCTGTTATTTTATGTGTGCCTTTTTCTAGATTATTAGCCACGGATCGATCTAATCTACTCTGTTTGTTGATTTGATACATCATGCAGGCTTACAGAACGCAGATCGTGTTGTTCGACAGCCGGGAGTACAAATGGGCCGGGAACACCTCCATGTGGGCGAAAGCGTCGGGGAACTCCACCACCAAGGAGGACGTCATCGAGTTCGTGACGTCGCCGAACAACCCCGACGCCCTGCTCCACCAGCCCGTCGTCGTCGGCTCGTCGGCGATCCTCGACCACGCCTACTTCTGGCCGCACTTCACGCACATCCCCGCGCCCTCCGACGCGGACGTCATGCTCTTCACCACCTCCAAGCTCTCCGGCCATGCCAGCAGTCGATTCGGGTACGCACACGCACCCACGCGGAAAACAATAGACATACTGCACACACATATAATGTGTTGCACTGCGCAGGTGGGCGCTGATAAGGGACGAGAAGGTGGCCAAGAGGGTCAATGACTACATTATGCAGAACACCATGGGCGCGTCCCGCGACACCCAGCTCCGGATGCTTGCCATCTTCAAGACCATACTGGCCAACCTGCACGGCAAGGAGGACATCTTCGCCTTCGGGCACGACGTGATGACGGCCAAATGGCGCAAGCTTAGCGCCGTCGTGTCGCACTCCCGCCGGATCTCGCTGCAGAACATCCCTCCCCAGTACTGCACCTACTTCGACAAGATCAGGGAGCCATCCCCAGGTGACGCATCGACTTGCTGAAACACGTTCAGATTTTGAAACTATGGTTGATGTTTGATTCGGTTGGCATGCAGCTTATGCGTGGGTCAAGTGTGAGAGGGAGGAAGACAGTGACTGCTCCGACGTGCTGCTCAAGGCCAAGATAATCACACGGTCCGGCGTCTGGAACGATGCCAGCAGCCGGTACACGAGGATAAGCCTCATCAAGTCCCAGGACGACTTCGACCTGCTCCTCGAGAGGATCACAGAATTTGTCGATGCCGAGCTCACCGCTGCTGGTTCCAACTCCATGTGATGTCCCGTGTTAATATACAGAAACGGGTCAAGGAAATGTGAGCATACAGAAGGTATGTATTTGGTTAGGACGGGTACCAAAAGTGCGACGTCCAGAGGTCAGCTACGTGTTGGTTGTGTCCCAGACTCCCAGGCTAGGTGATGATCGAGGAGCACGCGTTGTGACTGGACACTGAACATTACTCGAATGATCAGCTATGCGTTGATTGTTCTCACCGTGTGTTACTTATTAGACAAGAAAAATGTTTCCATGCTGTATTGAGTGGAGGATTAAGGAGCACATGCAAAGCTCAGAAACTGGTACATTAATGCTAGTTTGTCCGAGTcataattttcttttcttttttgtgtgGGAACTCAGGGAGTTTTTATTGAATAGTGATGctcagatagtgatgatgaaaaaacCTCTAGTGTTTATGATACCCTGGAAAGAGCTAAGTTATACtttctccgttccataatataatagTGTTTTTTTTACACGGGAGTAGCATTCAGTCGGTAAAATCCTCAAAGTTGTGTTCAGGTTTGAGCTAGCTAAAAAAGGGGAGGACAAAGGGTCAGTTATGTCAGGAATCTTCTGGAATTGCATGAGTTTGGGGCGTCctgaggctggttgtaatggggagtatcatatactagtatcatgcatatgcgaAATTGCTGAGAGCACACGGCGACCACCTTCATCGGAATCTGCCCCACTCATTTTGCATCGGGATTCCAACCACTATATTAGTCAAGATGTATTTCATAATTCACACATCATGTATGCCCCTCTAAATATTTTCGTATAAATCTCAACAGCTATAGTGACCTGACTAGTGGCAGAGAAGCAGACCCATCATCTCCAATGGTCACTCCccaaccatcaaagaacatagtccaatgttctgagtgaatctgagtcggttgcTGCTGTTTGATTCACTCGACCagaaaatctgctattgcttgagacttgatcgccttttttgcctcgaacttgatatctaaagggAGGAATTCAATCGTCCACTTGggcactcgaccggttgcatctcgATTGTTTAGGATTTTTGATaacggagcatcgctgacgactgaaatCGAGTGGTCTGCGAAGTAAAGTGCAACTTTCTTAGTGGTCAGATAAATCccgtagacaagcttctgataatgcgtatacctttgcttggacggggtcaagacttcagaggtatagtacactaggcgctgaactttatacGCTTTGCCTTCTTCCTCCCACTCAACTATGAGTACTGTCCTGACAATTTGTCC
The Triticum dicoccoides isolate Atlit2015 ecotype Zavitan chromosome 3A, WEW_v2.0, whole genome shotgun sequence genome window above contains:
- the LOC119268607 gene encoding tryptophan aminotransferase-related protein 3-like, which codes for MESAFPTAARLGLHVLLYSSLLLNALFLVHHFLSAPPAPSPLLSEANNGGALSWALRAARDAESVAAAGCSGHGRVFLDGIVGEDGRPGCECNTCFEGPDCSARTPDCTVDADSGDPMFLEPHWMRHAEASAVVVSGWHRMSYRATDGLFQSVELERCIRRLHRAVGNAVADDKQIVFATGSMQLINALVYALSPDSNSGSTANVVATTPYYPAYRTQIVLFDSREYKWAGNTSMWAKASGNSTTKEDVIEFVTSPNNPDALLHQPVVVGSSAILDHAYFWPHFTHIPAPSDADVMLFTTSKLSGHASSRFGWALIRDEKVAKRVNDYIMQNTMGASRDTQLRMLAIFKTILANLHGKEDIFAFGHDVMTAKWRKLSAVVSHSRRISLQNIPPQYCTYFDKIREPSPAYAWVKCEREEDSDCSDVLLKAKIITRSGVWNDASSRYTRISLIKSQDDFDLLLERITEFVDAELTAAGSNSM